Proteins found in one Buchnera aphidicola (Hyadaphis tataricae) genomic segment:
- the rpsN gene encoding 30S ribosomal protein S14 yields MAKQSMKAREVKRIKLAKKFYTQRIELKKIISNSVLSDKDRWDAMFKLQSFPRDSSPSRQRNRCRQTGRPHAFLRKFGLSRIKVREAAMKGEIPGLKKSSW; encoded by the coding sequence ATGGCGAAACAATCTATGAAAGCCAGAGAAGTAAAACGTATAAAGTTAGCAAAAAAATTTTATACTCAACGTATTGAACTAAAAAAAATTATTTCTAATAGTGTATTATCTGATAAAGATCGTTGGGATGCTATGTTTAAATTGCAATCTTTTCCACGTGATTCTAGTCCATCGCGTCAAAGAAATAGATGTCGTCAAACTGGACGACCACATGCATTTTTGCGAAAATTTGGATTAAGCCGAATTAAAGTCAGAGAAGCTGCTATGAAAGGTGAAATACCTGGATTAAAAAAATCTAGTTGGTAA
- the rpsQ gene encoding 30S ribosomal protein S17 encodes MMDKTRTLKGFVLSNKMQKSAIVSIERVVKHAIYEKFIKRTTKLHIHDEKNECSVGDFVEIKASRPISKTKSWILFRIIKKHVS; translated from the coding sequence ATAATGGATAAAACACGAACTTTAAAGGGATTTGTGTTAAGTAACAAGATGCAAAAGTCTGCTATTGTTTCTATCGAGCGTGTTGTAAAACATGCTATTTATGAAAAATTTATCAAACGTACTACAAAGTTACACATTCATGATGAAAAAAATGAATGTTCTGTAGGTGATTTTGTAGAAATTAAAGCATCTCGTCCAATTTCTAAAACAAAATCTTGGATCTTATTTCGAATTATTAAAAAACATGTTTCATAG
- the rplR gene encoding 50S ribosomal protein L18 has product MINAIKNKIASRIRRSMKTRFKFKELESIRLVVHRTSRHVYAQILSSKESKVLVFASTLEKKIKCHLKYTGNKKAAEKIGKIIAERALSKGIKNVSFDRSGFKYHGRIKALAESARAFGLKF; this is encoded by the coding sequence ATGATTAACGCAATCAAAAATAAAATTGCTTCTCGCATACGTCGTTCTATGAAAACACGTTTTAAATTTAAAGAACTAGAATCTATTAGGTTAGTAGTACATCGTACTTCTCGACACGTGTATGCACAAATTCTTTCTTCTAAAGAATCTAAAGTTTTAGTATTTGCCTCGACTTTAGAAAAAAAAATTAAATGTCATTTAAAATATACAGGAAACAAAAAAGCTGCAGAAAAAATCGGAAAAATAATTGCAGAAAGAGCTCTGTCAAAGGGAATAAAAAATGTTTCTTTTGATCGATCTGGTTTTAAGTACCATGGTCGTATAAAAGCATTAGCTGAATCTGCACGTGCATTTGGGCTTAAGTTTTAG
- the rplP gene encoding 50S ribosomal protein L16, translating into MLQPKRTKFRKMHKGRNRGLASGASINFGIFGLQAIDRGRLTARQIESARRAITRCIKRQGKMWIRIFPDKPITQKPLEVRMGKGKGNVEYWVALVQPGKILYELDGVTEEESREAFKLAAAKLPVKTIFVSKMVVR; encoded by the coding sequence ATGTTGCAACCAAAACGTACTAAATTTCGAAAAATGCATAAAGGACGAAATCGTGGTTTAGCTTCTGGTGCCAGTATTAATTTTGGTATTTTTGGTTTACAGGCTATTGATAGAGGACGGTTAACTGCACGTCAAATTGAATCAGCTAGACGTGCTATTACTCGTTGTATTAAGCGACAAGGTAAAATGTGGATACGTATTTTTCCTGATAAACCTATTACTCAAAAGCCATTAGAAGTTCGAATGGGTAAAGGAAAAGGAAATGTAGAATATTGGGTAGCTTTAGTACAGCCTGGAAAGATTCTTTATGAATTAGATGGAGTCACAGAAGAAGAATCACGAGAAGCCTTTAAATTAGCAGCTGCTAAGTTACCTGTGAAAACAATTTTTGTGTCAAAAATGGTGGTGCGATGA
- the rpsK gene encoding 30S ribosomal protein S11, with the protein MVKNAKIRTRKKLKKQILDGIAHIHASFNNTIVTITDRQGNALGWATSGGSGFRGSRKSTPFAAQIAAERCAEIVKDYGIKNLEVMVKGPGPGRESTIRALNAAGFRITNITDVTPIPHNGCRPPKKRRV; encoded by the coding sequence ATGGTAAAAAATGCAAAAATTCGTACACGAAAAAAATTAAAAAAACAAATCTTAGATGGTATAGCTCATATTCACGCATCTTTTAACAACACTATTGTAACTATTACTGATAGACAAGGTAATGCTTTAGGTTGGGCTACCTCTGGAGGTTCTGGTTTTAGAGGTTCTCGAAAATCTACTCCTTTTGCGGCTCAAATTGCTGCTGAACGTTGCGCAGAAATTGTTAAAGATTATGGTATAAAAAATTTAGAAGTTATGGTAAAAGGTCCTGGACCAGGAAGAGAATCTACCATTAGAGCTCTAAATGCGGCTGGATTTCGTATTACTAATATTACTGATGTTACACCAATTCCTCATAATGGTTGCCGCCCTCCTAAAAAACGTCGTGTATAA
- the rpmC gene encoding 50S ribosomal protein L29 → MKEIFKLRTKNKRDLNIELIQLFREQFNLRMQSVSGKLKQPHLLRKVRRNIAQVKTVLHEMRRIT, encoded by the coding sequence ATGAAAGAAATCTTTAAATTGCGAACAAAAAACAAAAGAGATCTTAACATAGAACTTATACAACTATTTAGAGAGCAATTTAATCTTCGTATGCAGTCTGTATCTGGAAAATTAAAACAACCCCATTTGCTAAGAAAAGTTCGCAGAAATATTGCACAAGTAAAAACTGTATTACATGAGATGAGAAGGATTACATAA
- the rplO gene encoding 50S ribosomal protein L15 — protein MYLNTLAPAYGSVTNRKRLGRGIGSGFGKTAGRGHKGQKSRSGSSVRRGFEGGQMPLYRRLPKFGFNSRKKKITAEVRLTSLSNLSTNIVDLNLLKKENIINKNIKYAKIIFKGKVTSSLIIRGLSITKGARTVIEHYGGKIEG, from the coding sequence ATGTATTTAAATACGCTTGCTCCAGCTTATGGCTCTGTTACTAATCGAAAAAGATTAGGCCGGGGTATTGGATCAGGTTTTGGTAAAACTGCGGGTCGGGGTCACAAAGGTCAAAAATCTAGATCTGGTAGTAGTGTTCGTAGAGGTTTTGAAGGAGGTCAAATGCCTTTGTATAGACGTCTTCCTAAATTTGGTTTTAATTCTAGAAAAAAAAAGATTACTGCAGAAGTAAGATTAACCAGTTTATCAAATTTGTCTACTAATATTGTTGATTTAAATTTATTAAAAAAAGAAAACATTATTAATAAAAATATTAAGTACGCTAAAATTATTTTTAAAGGAAAGGTTACTTCTTCTTTGATAATACGAGGATTATCTATAACTAAAGGTGCGCGTACTGTGATAGAACACTATGGCGGCAAAATTGAAGGATAA
- the rpsE gene encoding 30S ribosomal protein S5 has product MANIEKKNNSDLQEKLITVNRVSKTVKGGRIFSFTALTVVGNGNGRVGFGYGKAREVPAAIQKAMEKARRNMITIPLINKTLQHALQGSHTGSKIFMKPASDGTGIIAGGAMRAVLEVAGVQNVLAKTYGSTNPINVVRATMNGLMNMKSPEMIAAKRNKCIEEITG; this is encoded by the coding sequence ATGGCTAACATTGAAAAAAAAAATAATAGTGATTTACAAGAAAAACTGATCACAGTTAATCGTGTTTCAAAAACTGTAAAAGGTGGTAGAATTTTTTCTTTTACCGCTTTAACTGTAGTAGGAAATGGTAATGGAAGAGTTGGTTTTGGTTATGGAAAAGCTCGAGAAGTACCTGCTGCTATTCAAAAAGCCATGGAAAAAGCAAGAAGAAATATGATTACTATTCCATTAATTAATAAAACTTTACAACATGCATTGCAAGGCTCTCATACTGGATCAAAAATTTTTATGAAACCCGCTTCAGATGGAACGGGTATTATTGCAGGCGGAGCAATGCGCGCGGTTTTAGAGGTAGCAGGAGTGCAAAATGTCTTGGCTAAAACTTATGGTTCTACCAATCCAATCAACGTAGTACGAGCTACTATGAATGGTCTAATGAATATGAAATCTCCAGAAATGATCGCTGCCAAAAGAAATAAGTGCATTGAAGAAATAACAGGATAA
- the rpsS gene encoding 30S ribosomal protein S19, translated as MPRSLKKGPYIDLSLFKKVEKSIKTNDKKPIKTWSRRSTIFPNMVGLTISVHNGRNHIPIFVTEEMVGHKLGEFALTRTYRGHTADKKVKKR; from the coding sequence ATGCCACGTTCTCTTAAAAAAGGGCCTTATATTGATTTGAGTTTGTTTAAAAAAGTAGAAAAATCTATTAAAACAAACGATAAAAAACCTATAAAAACTTGGTCAAGACGTTCAACAATTTTTCCTAATATGGTCGGTTTAACAATATCTGTTCATAATGGTAGAAATCATATACCTATATTTGTTACCGAAGAAATGGTCGGTCATAAACTAGGTGAATTTGCTTTAACGCGTACTTACAGAGGGCATACCGCTGATAAAAAAGTAAAAAAACGTTAA
- the rpsC gene encoding 30S ribosomal protein S3: MGQKVHPNGMRLGIIKKWNSVWFSGTKDFANNLDSDYKVRQFLMQELSKASISRIIIERPAKSIRVTIYTARPGIVIGKKGEDVEKLRVAIAKITNVPVQINISEIRKPELDAKLVSDSITSQLERRVMFRRAMKRSVQNAMRQGAQGIKVEVSGRLGGAEIARREWYREGRVPLHTLRANIDYSTSEAHTTYGVIGVKVWIFKGEILGGMEAIDKLEKPSVQTKKQHRKNRK; this comes from the coding sequence ATGGGTCAGAAAGTACATCCTAATGGTATGAGACTAGGTATAATAAAAAAATGGAATTCGGTTTGGTTTTCAGGTACTAAAGATTTTGCTAATAATTTAGATAGTGATTATAAAGTTCGTCAATTTTTAATGCAAGAATTGTCCAAAGCATCTATTTCTAGGATTATTATTGAAAGGCCTGCAAAAAGTATTCGTGTTACTATTTATACTGCGAGACCAGGCATTGTTATTGGAAAAAAAGGAGAGGATGTAGAAAAATTGCGAGTAGCTATCGCTAAAATTACTAACGTACCAGTGCAAATCAATATTTCTGAAATTCGAAAACCTGAACTTGATGCCAAGCTTGTTTCAGACAGCATTACTTCGCAATTAGAAAGAAGAGTCATGTTTCGACGCGCAATGAAAAGATCAGTTCAAAACGCTATGAGACAGGGAGCACAAGGAATTAAAGTTGAAGTTAGTGGTCGTTTAGGTGGCGCGGAAATAGCTCGTAGAGAATGGTATAGAGAAGGTAGGGTGCCACTACATACTTTACGTGCAAATATTGATTATAGTACTTCCGAAGCTCATACAACATATGGTGTGATAGGTGTAAAAGTATGGATTTTTAAAGGTGAAATATTAGGTGGTATGGAAGCGATTGACAAGTTAGAAAAACCTTCTGTTCAAACAAAAAAGCAGCATCGCAAAAATCGAAAATAA
- the rplE gene encoding 50S ribosomal protein L5, which translates to MTTLYDYYKTTIIHKLMLELKFSSVMQVPKIDKITLNMGVGAAAVDKKVLDHAILDLTAISGQKPLVTKAHKSVAGFKIRQGYPIGCKVTLRKKRKWDFFERLIVIAIPRIRDFRGLSNTAFDGQGNYSLGIREQIIFPEIDYDKVDRLRGLDITITTTARNDFEGKALLSAFNFPFRK; encoded by the coding sequence ATGACAACATTATATGATTATTATAAAACAACAATAATTCACAAATTAATGTTAGAATTAAAGTTTAGTTCTGTTATGCAAGTTCCTAAAATTGATAAAATTACTTTAAATATGGGTGTTGGAGCTGCTGCTGTCGATAAAAAAGTCTTAGATCATGCTATTTTAGATTTAACTGCCATATCAGGACAAAAACCCTTAGTAACTAAAGCTCATAAGTCTGTAGCTGGCTTTAAAATTCGTCAGGGTTATCCTATTGGGTGTAAGGTGACGTTAAGAAAAAAAAGAAAATGGGATTTTTTCGAGCGCTTGATTGTGATTGCTATTCCTAGAATTCGTGATTTTCGAGGATTATCAAATACTGCTTTTGATGGTCAAGGTAATTATAGTTTAGGAATACGAGAACAGATTATTTTTCCAGAAATTGATTATGACAAGGTTGATCGTCTTCGTGGTTTAGATATTACTATTACTACAACAGCTAGAAATGATTTTGAGGGTAAAGCGTTGTTATCTGCCTTCAATTTCCCCTTTCGTAAATAA
- the rplV gene encoding 50S ribosomal protein L22, with protein sequence METLAQHRQAKSSAQKLRLIVNLIRGKNVTTALDILTYTKKKAALLVKKVLESAIANAEHNNGADIDQLIIKKIFVNEGSTMKRMMPRAKGRADRILKRTSHITVIVSDR encoded by the coding sequence ATGGAAACATTAGCTCAACATCGACAAGCGAAATCTTCAGCTCAAAAACTGCGTTTGATTGTAAATTTAATTCGTGGTAAAAATGTGACAACAGCATTAGATATTCTAACATATACTAAAAAAAAAGCAGCATTGTTAGTAAAAAAAGTTCTAGAGTCTGCTATAGCGAATGCAGAACACAATAATGGTGCTGATATTGATCAATTAATTATTAAAAAAATTTTCGTTAATGAAGGTTCAACAATGAAAAGAATGATGCCGCGTGCGAAAGGACGTGCAGATCGTATTTTAAAACGTACTAGTCATATAACGGTAATCGTATCTGATCGTTAA
- the rpsD gene encoding 30S ribosomal protein S4, whose translation MAKYLGPKLKLSRREGTDLFLKSGIRSIESKCKLDQPPGHHGIRKPRLSDYAVQLREKQKVRRLYGILERQFKIYYKRAARLKGNTGANLLQLLERRLDNVVYRMGFGCTRSESRQLVNHKSVLVNNTIVNIASYQICPNDLISIRQKSRNQSRIKAALELVEQREKPTWLEVDVTKMEGFFKRFPERSDLSAEINEHLIVELYSK comes from the coding sequence ATGGCAAAATATTTAGGTCCCAAACTAAAGTTAAGTAGACGTGAAGGAACAGATTTATTTTTAAAATCAGGAATTCGTTCTATAGAATCCAAATGTAAATTAGATCAACCTCCTGGTCATCATGGTATTCGAAAACCAAGATTATCTGATTATGCTGTACAATTGCGTGAAAAGCAAAAAGTACGTCGTTTGTATGGTATTTTAGAACGTCAGTTTAAAATATATTATAAACGTGCTGCAAGATTAAAAGGAAATACTGGAGCTAATTTATTACAATTATTAGAAAGACGATTAGATAACGTTGTTTATCGTATGGGATTTGGTTGTACACGTTCTGAGTCGAGACAGCTGGTAAATCATAAATCTGTTCTAGTCAATAATACAATTGTAAACATCGCTTCATATCAAATTTGTCCTAATGATTTAATTTCTATCAGACAAAAATCTAGAAACCAATCGCGCATAAAAGCCGCATTAGAACTTGTCGAACAACGTGAAAAGCCAACTTGGTTGGAAGTAGATGTAACAAAAATGGAAGGATTTTTTAAAAGATTTCCTGAGCGTTCTGATTTATCTGCAGAGATCAATGAACACTTAATTGTTGAACTTTATTCTAAGTAG
- the rpsH gene encoding 30S ribosomal protein S8: MSMQDPVADMLTRIRNGHSANKYSVKIPASKLKKSIVTLLQKEGYITTFKVIGQSKLELEIILKYFNGKPVVEMIKRVSRPSLRIYKKKNKLPEVMDGLGIAIISTSKGIMTDREARKIGLGGEIVCYVA; the protein is encoded by the coding sequence ATGAGCATGCAAGATCCAGTAGCAGATATGTTAACTCGCATTAGAAATGGTCATTCAGCTAATAAATATTCTGTAAAAATACCTGCATCTAAATTAAAAAAATCAATTGTTACACTGCTACAAAAAGAAGGTTATATTACAACATTTAAAGTGATAGGACAATCTAAGCTAGAACTAGAAATTATATTAAAATATTTTAATGGCAAACCTGTTGTAGAAATGATAAAACGTGTTAGTCGTCCCAGTTTAAGAATATATAAAAAAAAGAACAAACTGCCTGAAGTAATGGATGGACTTGGAATTGCAATAATCTCTACTTCTAAGGGTATTATGACAGACCGAGAAGCTCGTAAAATCGGTCTTGGCGGTGAGATTGTTTGTTATGTAGCTTAA
- the rplF gene encoding 50S ribosomal protein L6 translates to MSRIAKRPIIVPSDIDVQLNLQNISIKGKYGHLSRVINDAVEVRLLNNTITFFPRLGCDNGWAQAGTARSLVNSMILGVSKKFIKKLQLSGVGYRVSVTKENVVNMSLGYSHPIVYSLPQGISAENTSPTEIVIQGIDKQLVGQIAANLRSYRLPEPYKGKGVRYSEEQIRIKEAKKK, encoded by the coding sequence ATGTCTCGTATAGCTAAACGTCCTATTATAGTTCCTTCTGATATTGATGTACAACTGAATTTGCAAAATATATCTATTAAAGGAAAATATGGACATCTTTCGCGTGTTATTAATGATGCTGTTGAAGTGCGTTTGTTAAATAATACAATAACATTTTTTCCACGTTTAGGTTGTGATAACGGTTGGGCACAAGCAGGAACTGCTAGATCTCTTGTAAATTCAATGATTCTTGGTGTTTCTAAAAAATTTATTAAAAAATTACAGTTATCTGGAGTTGGATATCGAGTCTCTGTAACTAAAGAAAATGTAGTTAATATGTCATTAGGATATTCACATCCTATTGTTTATTCTTTGCCTCAAGGTATTAGTGCAGAAAATACATCACCAACAGAAATTGTTATTCAAGGGATAGATAAGCAATTAGTTGGACAAATTGCAGCTAATTTACGTTCTTATAGACTTCCAGAACCGTACAAAGGAAAAGGCGTTCGTTATTCAGAAGAACAAATTCGTATAAAAGAGGCTAAAAAGAAATAA
- the secY gene encoding preprotein translocase subunit SecY, whose product MLKKLELNFKNTKNNIIEIKHRVIFVIVALIVFRIGSFIPIPGIDTTILSKILNEQQGTIVDMLNMFSGGALSRASIFSLGIMPYISASIIIQLLTLVHPALSEMKKEGESGKQKINQYTRYATLLLSLLQSIGIATSLPNISGMHSFVIHPGLVFYCTAIISLVTGTMFLMWLGELITECGIGNGISIIIFAGIIAGLPSAIGSTIEQTRQGNLNFFLFLFILFLMFAVICIVVFVERAQRKIVVNYAQHQRGRRLYAAQSTHLPLKINMSGVMPAIFASSVVLFPITIFSWLQIGHQSKILENIAFYLHPNQPIYLILYVSAIVFFCFFYTGLVFNPRETADNLKKSGAFVSGIRPGEQTAKYINKVMLKLTFLGSIYITFICLIPEFMKNFMNVPFYFGGTSLLIVVVVIIDLISQVQTLIMSHQYDSILKKSNQ is encoded by the coding sequence ATGCTAAAGAAATTAGAATTAAACTTTAAAAATACTAAAAACAATATCATTGAAATTAAACATAGAGTAATTTTTGTAATTGTAGCTTTAATTGTTTTTCGTATTGGTTCATTTATTCCTATTCCTGGAATTGATACTACAATTTTATCTAAAATATTAAATGAACAACAAGGTACTATTGTTGACATGTTGAATATGTTTTCTGGTGGTGCTCTAAGTCGCGCTTCTATCTTTTCTTTAGGTATTATGCCTTATATATCAGCTTCTATTATTATTCAATTACTAACTTTAGTGCATCCGGCTTTATCTGAAATGAAAAAAGAAGGAGAATCTGGGAAGCAAAAAATTAATCAATATACTAGGTATGCTACCTTGTTGTTATCGTTATTGCAATCAATTGGTATTGCAACCAGTTTACCTAATATATCAGGAATGCACTCATTTGTAATTCATCCTGGTTTAGTGTTCTATTGTACTGCGATTATAAGTTTAGTCACCGGAACCATGTTTTTGATGTGGTTAGGAGAATTAATTACAGAATGTGGAATTGGAAATGGTATCTCTATCATTATTTTTGCAGGAATTATAGCAGGTTTACCATCAGCGATTGGAAGCACCATTGAACAAACGAGACAAGGAAATTTAAATTTTTTTTTATTTTTGTTTATTTTGTTTTTGATGTTTGCAGTGATTTGTATTGTCGTGTTCGTTGAACGTGCACAGAGGAAAATTGTTGTGAATTATGCACAGCATCAAAGAGGTCGACGTCTTTATGCTGCGCAAAGCACTCATTTACCGCTTAAAATTAATATGTCTGGTGTCATGCCTGCTATTTTTGCATCGAGTGTAGTTCTCTTTCCTATAACCATTTTTTCATGGTTACAAATTGGTCATCAATCGAAAATATTAGAGAATATTGCTTTTTATTTGCATCCTAATCAACCCATATATTTAATTTTATACGTATCGGCTATAGTATTTTTTTGTTTTTTTTATACAGGTTTAGTGTTTAATCCTCGCGAAACTGCTGATAATTTAAAAAAGTCAGGAGCTTTTGTTTCAGGCATTCGACCTGGTGAGCAAACAGCAAAATATATTAATAAAGTCATGTTGAAATTAACTTTTTTAGGTTCGATTTATATTACTTTTATTTGCCTCATACCAGAATTTATGAAGAATTTTATGAATGTTCCTTTTTATTTTGGTGGTACTTCTTTACTGATTGTTGTAGTAGTTATTATAGACTTGATCAGTCAGGTTCAAACATTAATTATGTCACATCAATATGATTCTATTTTAAAAAAATCAAATCAATAA
- the rpmJ gene encoding 50S ribosomal protein L36, with the protein MKVKASVKTLCRNCKVVRRNNVIRIICSNDPKHKQRQG; encoded by the coding sequence ATGAAAGTCAAAGCTTCAGTAAAAACATTATGTCGGAATTGCAAAGTGGTCAGAAGAAATAATGTTATAAGAATTATTTGTAGTAATGATCCAAAACATAAACAACGTCAGGGTTAA
- the rplB gene encoding 50S ribosomal protein L2: MSIVKCKPTSPGRRHVIKIINKDLHKGKPHSSLLKKKSKTGGRNNNGRITTRHIGGGHKRAYRIVDFKRIRDGIEAIVQRFEYDPNRSSNIALILYKDGQRNYILAPKNLKLGDSVMSGIHAPIKIGNCLPVENIPAGTFIHNVEMKPGKGGQIARAAGSYVQLVACEKQYATLRLRSGEIRKIRSNCRATIGEVGNSENMLKVLGKAGASRWIGVRPTVRGTAMNPVDHPHGGGEGRNFGKHPVTPWGVQTKGKKTRKNKRTERFILRHRVK; this comes from the coding sequence GTGTCAATTGTGAAATGTAAACCAACGTCTCCAGGTCGTCGTCACGTTATTAAGATCATCAATAAAGATTTGCATAAAGGAAAACCGCATTCTTCTCTATTAAAAAAGAAGAGCAAGACTGGAGGGCGTAATAATAATGGAAGAATTACAACCCGTCATATTGGTGGTGGACACAAAAGAGCATATCGTATTGTAGATTTTAAAAGAATTAGAGATGGTATAGAAGCTATTGTTCAAAGATTTGAATATGATCCTAATCGTTCTTCTAATATTGCTCTAATATTATATAAAGATGGGCAAAGAAATTATATTTTAGCTCCAAAAAATTTGAAGCTAGGAGATAGTGTCATGTCTGGAATTCATGCTCCTATTAAAATAGGAAATTGTTTGCCTGTAGAAAATATTCCTGCGGGAACATTCATTCATAATGTAGAAATGAAACCAGGTAAAGGAGGACAAATTGCCCGTGCAGCAGGAAGTTATGTGCAATTAGTAGCATGTGAAAAACAGTATGCTACCTTAAGATTACGTTCTGGAGAAATTAGAAAAATACGATCTAATTGTAGAGCCACTATCGGTGAAGTAGGAAACTCAGAAAATATGTTAAAAGTATTGGGCAAAGCAGGTGCTTCACGTTGGATAGGAGTTCGCCCAACTGTTCGTGGTACAGCAATGAATCCTGTTGATCACCCTCATGGAGGCGGAGAGGGGAGAAATTTTGGTAAACATCCTGTAACTCCTTGGGGTGTGCAAACTAAAGGCAAAAAAACTCGTAAAAATAAGCGTACTGAAAGGTTTATTCTACGTCATCGTGTTAAATAA
- the rplX gene encoding 50S ribosomal protein L24 produces MASKLRRNDEVIILTGKEKGKKGIIKHMLSSQKAIINGLNLVKKHQKPIPSQNKIGGIVEKEAPIQISNIAIFNPESNKADRVGFRFEEGKKIRFFKSNGKIIK; encoded by the coding sequence ATGGCATCAAAATTACGTCGTAATGATGAAGTGATCATATTAACAGGAAAAGAAAAAGGCAAAAAAGGTATCATTAAACACATGTTATCTTCACAAAAAGCGATTATAAATGGTTTAAATTTAGTTAAAAAACATCAAAAACCTATACCATCTCAAAATAAAATTGGCGGAATAGTAGAAAAAGAAGCACCTATTCAAATATCAAATATTGCTATTTTTAACCCTGAATCTAACAAGGCAGATCGTGTGGGTTTTAGATTTGAAGAAGGTAAAAAAATTCGTTTTTTTAAATCTAATGGTAAGATTATTAAATGA
- the rpsM gene encoding 30S ribosomal protein S13, which yields MPRIAGINIPENKHTIIALTSIYGIGRKRAKYICFATNIPENCKILDLNEEQIELLRKNILNYVVEGDLRREKTLNIKRLIDLSCYRGLRHRRNLPVHGQRTKTNARTCKGPRKPIKK from the coding sequence ATGCCACGCATTGCAGGAATTAACATTCCCGAGAACAAACACACTATCATTGCATTGACATCAATTTATGGAATTGGCAGAAAACGTGCTAAATATATTTGCTTTGCAACAAATATTCCTGAAAATTGTAAAATTTTAGATTTAAATGAAGAGCAAATTGAACTGTTGAGAAAAAATATTCTAAACTATGTTGTCGAAGGTGATTTAAGAAGAGAAAAAACTTTAAATATTAAAAGGTTAATTGATTTGAGCTGTTATCGTGGTTTGCGTCATCGACGTAATCTTCCAGTACATGGACAAAGAACTAAAACTAATGCTAGGACTTGTAAGGGCCCTCGAAAACCAATAAAAAAATAA
- the rpmD gene encoding 50S ribosomal protein L30 codes for MKNIKITQIKSSIGRLPKHKKTLSGLGLRYIGHTVIRKNTPAIQGMINKISYILKTQEE; via the coding sequence ATGAAAAATATCAAAATTACTCAAATCAAAAGTTCTATAGGAAGACTTCCTAAACATAAAAAAACATTATCTGGTCTAGGACTGCGTTATATCGGACATACAGTAATACGAAAAAATACTCCTGCTATTCAAGGTATGATTAATAAAATTTCTTATATTTTAAAAACACAAGAGGAATAA
- the rplN gene encoding 50S ribosomal protein L14: MIQEQTILNVADNSGARSAMCIKVLGGSHRRYANIGDIVKITIKEAIPRGKVKKGEVLKAVIVRTKKGVRRSDGSIVRFDTNSCVVLNNNEQPIGTRVFGPVTRELRTEKFMKIISLAPEVL; encoded by the coding sequence ATGATTCAAGAACAAACAATTTTAAATGTAGCAGATAATTCTGGGGCACGTTCTGCAATGTGTATTAAAGTGTTGGGTGGTTCCCATCGTCGATATGCAAATATCGGCGATATTGTTAAAATTACAATTAAAGAAGCTATACCAAGAGGTAAAGTCAAAAAGGGAGAAGTATTAAAAGCTGTAATAGTTAGGACTAAAAAAGGAGTAAGACGTTCTGATGGCTCTATTGTTCGTTTCGATACTAATTCTTGCGTTGTTTTAAATAATAATGAACAACCTATAGGCACTCGTGTATTTGGTCCTGTTACCCGTGAACTAAGAACAGAAAAGTTTATGAAAATTATTTCATTAGCTCCAGAAGTACTTTAG